A region of the Litchfieldia alkalitelluris genome:
ACTCTTTCGATACAGATATTATGACAATTGATTATCGCGTTAGGGGATTCACTCGAGATATTAATGGACATAAATTGTTTATTGATCACGAAATAAGTTCTATCCAAAATTATATTCCAGATGAAGTTAAGGAAGAGTTCGACATGATTGATGTTAATATTTATCAAGAACATACATTTCACACAAAATGCAGGTTAAAAGAATTTGATTTAAATAATTATTTATTTGGATATACCAAGGAAAAGTTATCAAAAGATGAAGCTGAAGAGATAACTGAAAGATTAAAATCCGAGATGGATGAAATTTTTTATGGGAAAAATATACAAACGCATTAAGCATATCATTGGGTTATGTTCAAATTCAGTTGAACATAACCCATTTTATTTTTCACCAACTCTAATGCTCGATTGTTACCCTTCGAGTGAGGTTTTCTTTTTCCCTCTCTAATTCAATAGATGAAACGATATAAGCAAATCCGTTCATTAGAAGAATAACAACATTTGTTTGAATTCGTTCGAAGTCGTTTAAATAAGTATTCATGATAATGATCACGGAATATAAAACAACAAAGAACAGAGCAATTTTATTAAGAATTTTCACTCTTTGACCTCCTTAAAGGATTCTTACTTTAAGCATATTAAAATATAGGCTGTCTTATGATTTGAACTAGCTTCTTTGTGAAAAATCTAACTTTTTTCATTACTATGAATAACAAATACATATTTTAAGAAAATAACAAATGACAATAGTCTGAATAAGGAGAAAAATAATGAAAAACAACAAGCAAATATATCTTTGGCTACTTGTTTCGTTTTTAATTCTTCAGTGTTGTGGTGTTACCTATGCTAGTGGGCAGAGTTTAGGCTTCGGCTGGTCTGATATTGGGCAACCAACTGATGAGGAGCTTCCTCAACCAAAAGGAGGCTCTGAAGCTGCTGAACGTATACGGAACCCAGTATCAAACATTGTTTTACAACAACGTTATCCCGACACTGTTATATTACGTGGACCTGTAGGTAAGAATCAAGTGGCCCTCACCTTTGATGATGGACCTGATCCAAGATTTACTCCACAGTTATTAGACGTATTAAAGAAGAATAATGTAAAGGCTACATTTTTCTTGATGGGAGCTAGGGCAGAAGCATTCCCTGATTTAGTGAAACGAATCCAAGCTGAGGGGCATATAATTGGTAACCATACATATTGGCATCCAAACCTAGTTGAACAAGGGGACTTAGCTACACTCGAAAGAGAAGTAACTCAAACAGAAAGAGTCCTTGAAGAGTTATTAGGATATCGTACTAAGCTTTTTCGAGCACCGTATGGTTTTTTATATAACGAACTAGTAGAAAAACTAGCACAGATGAATTACTCTGTAATAGGTTGGTCCGTTGATTCCTTAGATTGGCAAGAATCTGCTCCAGAAGTGATTACCTATACTATCACAAGTAATATTCATCCAGGAGCTATCATTCTAATGCATGATGGAGCTGAGTGGGACGGAGATCGAACAAATACTATAAAATCAGTAGAACAGCTTATACCAGTACTAAAACAACAAGGCTTAGAATTTGTTACAGTTCCTGAATTAGTAGATCTACCTTACCAGAAATAGAGATAAAATTTAGGGAGTTATCTAATACGCAGATAACTCTTTTTTTGCGCTCTCTCCTTACTATTTGATTGTGTTGAACTAGAAAACCTCAATATGGATATAGGATTATGTGGAATTTTCTATCTCAATTTGAATGTTGGATTTTAAGAGGATTGTTTGCACAAAATATTGTGATTCCTCGAACGCTAGT
Encoded here:
- a CDS encoding polysaccharide deacetylase family protein, which gives rise to MKNNKQIYLWLLVSFLILQCCGVTYASGQSLGFGWSDIGQPTDEELPQPKGGSEAAERIRNPVSNIVLQQRYPDTVILRGPVGKNQVALTFDDGPDPRFTPQLLDVLKKNNVKATFFLMGARAEAFPDLVKRIQAEGHIIGNHTYWHPNLVEQGDLATLEREVTQTERVLEELLGYRTKLFRAPYGFLYNELVEKLAQMNYSVIGWSVDSLDWQESAPEVITYTITSNIHPGAIILMHDGAEWDGDRTNTIKSVEQLIPVLKQQGLEFVTVPELVDLPYQK